The genome window gcactaccacctccggcagtacttttctttttaattcacaTGTTCTAGCATTTCACTCATGAGTACTGCTAGACACCATTTGCACCCCTCTGCGGTAGTTCTGTGGTAAAATGTTATTTGGATGGCACAGTTCTCAGAAACAGGGCTGGTGGTGGTAGGAGATTTTTTCCCCCCCAGCGCTGGTGATTTAAGACAGATCCTCACACTTGAAGCAAGCCcttctaccactgacctacatctTCTACCAGAAATAGCTTTAGTGAGGGGGATACAACTGAAATTCACATCTCAGACATTTATTTATGGCCTTCTGTGAACTGAAAAGTGACAAGAAACTGAACCTTAGGTGAATCAGGTCTCTAAAAATGTGTGTGccgttgtgttttttgttttggttttgtaagtgctgggatttagctcagtgatagagaacTTGCCTGACAATAatgaaaccctgggtttaatCCATAGCACTGCAAAGTAGAATTTATATTGTAATATTGCCTATAAAATGCTTTAACATGGAAACGGCTTGATGTTTCCATAGCCCAGTGCATAAATACGGAGAGGCAGAACATGTTTTGCTGTACCTCTGTGCCAAGGGGATATTTTCATTAAAGAAGGTTAATTAGGTTCTCAGGTAAGGTAATTTTCTGCTTATTCTTTAATAATCTAGAAATACTCCCTATGCTGCTTTAATATCTTATAGTTCTAAGTCCTATAAACCTTTTAACAGCTCATTCTAGATAGCTTTTTAATAATAATGAACAGCAATTTGATTACTGGCAAGTCAGCAGATTTAATTCACACATCTAAAGTTTTGtagtttctttaaatatttactagAAATACCAAGAGCCAAGTCTTTTTATACCTGTTACTTTGCTATACATATCTACGTCCACTTGGAAATCAGCTATATAtgggttttgattttcttttctggtaaaACTCAACTGTCTTCATTCCTTGCCCTTTTAAAAACCAAGAGACATTGGAAATGCAATTGCAAactttgattttttatttttaacttttaggcCACTGATACAGAACGAGATGGACTAGCCCCAGAAAAGACATCCCcggatagagaaaagaaaaaagagcaatcAGATGTGTCTATTTCTCCTAGAACCTCAAAACATCACTATTCAAGGTCACGGTCAAGATCAAGAGAAAGAAAGCGAAAATCAGGTAAGGGGTTTAACGTACTGAAACGTTGTCTAGATAGTGGTATATTCTGAATTTACTTAACACACTTTAACTTCGTACTTTTAAACTATGTGTTGTAGTACCTACAtggggaggtttttgtttttgtttttcttccagcaCTAAGGCTAGAACCCAGTACTCTGCCGAGTAGTCCCTACCATTTCATCACACCCCAAGCCCTACAGTGCTACAAGGACAGAATGGATTACATAGTAGTCCCAGGCTAACCTAAGCTGAatagtgagacagtgtctcaagtAACTAGCATTAAAGACAAACATTTTGCTAtttaaagaaagcaggctggggtgACTTTAGTGTGGAGTGCCTAGCTTACATAAGAACCTTGTAATCAGATGTTTCCTGTCCCGATctcctggtcccaaataaccaactcaggCTGACTATTACTACTtaaaaatgctcagccaatatCTCAGGcctgttactagctaactcttacatttaaattaacccatgtttctaTTTATGCTTTACCATGTGATTCAtggccttttttgttttggttttggatttttgggacaggtttctttgtgtaacaggcttgactgtcctggaactcactctatagaccaggctaaccttacagaaatctgcctgcctctacctcccgcatgctgggattaaaggagtgcgccaccactgcacagcttgttacctcatttttttcaTACAACTCATGACTGCCCTGACTGCCCATCTCTCCCAACATTCTCCCTGTGTCAGGCTGTCTTGCCCAGTCTCTTCTGCcctgctattggccaatcatctttattaacaatgagcataatacACAACAGAGCCTAACATTGCAAAGTAAATGAATAGAGTGAGAAACAGAAGAGCAGTTAGTTTAAGAGTTGTAACtagagatgggcagtggtggtgcacacctgtaatcccagcactcaggaggcagaggcaggcggatctctgtgagctcgaggccaacctggtctacaaagtgagttccaggacagccagggctacacagagaaaccctacctcaagaaaccaaaaaaaaaaaagttgtaactaGAGCTTAGTCAtctgttacttgtatatatagaTAATTCTcaacaagaattttttttcagtatgtttAAATCTATTGGGCATTGTGATCGCATTTAGAGTGAACATTTTCAAGATTGATATGACATTGCAggatgataaaaattaaaattcattctgggctacataaaaaccctgcctcaaaaaaaaagaataagaaaaaggaaatttttagCTAACATCCTTTTAACTAAAAATCATGTCAAAACCCAGACTAACcctcctttgtgctgggattGTGTGTGCTCAGCccaaatcttttttaatttttttgttttgggagtttttatgtacacacatacatgtccatgtatatatatggatgtttatttagtatgtgtgtggtatgttgtgTGTGAGAGATCTGTGAAGGCCAGGAGCTGAcatccagtgagatggcttagtgtggTAAGAGCACTTATGtgtaagcctgacaacctaagttcagcCCTCAGAACCCcacataaaggtgaaaggagGGAACCAGCTCCTGACCTGTACACATGGACACATAAGCAATAATAAACTGGCCAGGTCTGGTCTGCAGGGTGAACGCCAGTCCCTGCCCAGCAGGGTAACAAAGCCATTTTATTTCAaggtagggggagggaggagtgaCTAAAAGAAAACGTTAACACAGCCCTCACTAGAAATTTCGGAAGTAGTGGTTTTGATTGTCgtcctccccccttttttttttttttttaattcaaacctGGACCTTGTGAAAGTCCTGTACTACTGACTTTCTTTATTGTTACATCATTATAATTTATGTTTAAgatgtttgtgtatgtttatgttatttttggcttttgtgtgtgttcacagataatgaaggaagaaaacacaggagcCGGAGCAGAAGCAAAGAGGTAATTAACACTTTAGTGAATAGGTACTTTAAAATTCTTGTAAAGTGTCTGGTAGAAATGTTTGTGTGACTATTTGCCATTGTCAAGGTAAGTACCAAAACTTGAAATTTAAAAGGTTGATTGGGTTTTTAAATAAGCATGATTTGGATTCATCATTTTCAAGAAGATAGTTGTGTATATAAAAAGTGCCTTCAAAAGCTATTAACTTTTATTATATTGTGAAAATAttcacaataaaaatatcatatgAAGAATAAGCTGGATTTTTAGGCCTGTGATACAGAGCTTCCATTAATCTGAGGTCCCAGGTCTCCTTATCCTTGACAACTGCTCAAGACATTTAAGTGTCAGTCATCTTTATCATTATCCTATTTATGGGctactttttttcttcattgaaagtactgagtttcctttcttttctttagtaaAGCTAGTCCAGTAGTCAGCCTTATGCTGTTGCAATAAAAATGTGAGGGCCAGTTGGAGAGGTGACATTTCAGTACAGCCTTAGGAACAACAAAGGCAGCAGCGTACTGCGTAGGAGTTAACTTGCCTCCCCCGCCTAAGATGAGGACTGAGCTACCCAGAAGAGGATCAGCAGTGTGAAAGGGAAGAGAGCCTCGGGGCTGGGCAAGGGACTCCGAAATCCAGTATGGGCAGGGACTTCACCTCTTCCCTAATGGAAGCTCTGTTAAGTTTTTAATTTAGGAGAGTTTTTGTGAAAATGACTATTTTGTTTAGCTCACATGATAACATTTCTATAATAAATCATACTCAGCGTGCTAATGCGCGAAGAGACTGAACTGAAGACGCTGCAGACTCAGATAGCAAAATAATAAGCCTACTTCATGATAAGGTAACTATTAGTCATTCAAACTCCTATTTCCCTTAAATATATCTTAAATCAGTTAAGGGTTTTAATGTTTTATGAATTAATAGTAATGTGATGTTTGAAAACGGGTTTAAACTCTTAAAgtttctggaaattgaaccatTTGTAGCATTTCTAGTCTGCCAATATATGGCAGAGTTGAGAAAGTTGTAAGGTCATAGAGAACTGGTCATGAAACTAAGGTTTAGCTTGTGTCTCCAGGTCTCTTGTTAATCTGCAAGATAAAAAATCACTATCTATGATCATTTTCTGATGTATCATTGTGCATGTTCCTAAATGATTgactccacttttttgttttgtttcgtgtTTTGCCTCTGTATTTAAAGTTAACCTCTAGTCAAAAGCAATATGCTATGGCCTATTTTGGGAAATATCTGTGTTGTGTTACAGTGGAGAAATGGTAGCCTGAGCAGCAAAGGCTGGGTCCCTGGCCCAGTTGAGTTACTGTGCAGCTTTGTGTTTTCACCTCTTGTTTATATGAAATAGGAAAACAGTTTAGAGGATCTGAGTTTCTCTTAGATTTAAGTTTAACAGCTCTGAGTTGTGGGGGATTTAAGCTTTAAATACAAGTTATAAATACATAATTCCATATTTGACATTTGAGTGGTAAAGTTGAGATTTGAACATACACTTAAGttcaaagtatatattttatgatgACATAGGAATTGTTATCCCTGGTTTACTTTTTTTTGcttcttaattaaaaatggtAGTTGCTGTTTTCAACCATAGGTTCAGAAAATATAATAGAGCTGTAAGCCTGTTGGGTATGATGCAGGCTGATAAGTGATTGTTCCATGGTTTATAGACATTGAAAGATAAGGTCTTTTTGGAGAAAATGTGGCAAGAAATGAGGTTAATTAAGGGGGACATTGCTATTCTGCATAATTTGAAATAGCACTAAGTATTAACTTTTTGTTAGACTTTGCTGCTCTCTTTGAAGTGCATTTTGTGAAgcattgctttgtgtttttaCCTATTACCTacctccttttttgtttcttttttctattactGGGGATTAAACCTTGGACTTTATGCATGCTAGTGAAACACTGCTACTGAGGTACATCCCTCagttccattatttttatttgtttgttttgttgttggggggtagttttgttttgttttgagacaaggtttttctctgtatccctggttgtcctggaaccaggctggcttcaaactcaggtattcccctgcctctgtttccctagtgctaggattaaaggtgtgtgccactacacctggccctATTTTTTAAACTTAGTAGTGTGTCCTTTGGATTTAGAAGgggatttgtttaattttttaagaagatTGAGGATTCCACTTGAACCATGGCTTTcagtatcttattttttttaagtcattatttttaaaatacttagggAACAAACTGCAATTTTGTATCTTAATcagaaaattataattacatatCATATGCAACATTTAGGTGATATGAAACTAGATGATTTTATTTGCCACACATTCCTAAGGTTACTAATGTTGCATCACAACATTTTTGTTTACTGATACCCATACTAACTCTTTTTGTTGCACTATTTTCCTGAAAGAACGAACTTCTTGTTAAAACAGGCAAGAAGACATGAATCCAAAGATAAGTCCTCTAAGAGACATAAGTCTGAGGAGCACAATGACAAAGAACATTCTTCTGACAAAGGAAGAGAGCGATTAAATTCATCTGAAAATGGTGAGGACAGACATAAACGCAAAGAAA of Onychomys torridus chromosome 22, mOncTor1.1, whole genome shotgun sequence contains these proteins:
- the LOC118572195 gene encoding arginine/serine-rich coiled-coil protein 2-like, encoding MGRSPFRFHLTAERSQAARRARASALFLCHPGLSRQSASLWRSFGAAGTVERVQPRRRLRGRDSETMAATDTERDGLAPEKTSPDREKKKEQSDVSISPRTSKHHYSRSRSRSRERKRKSDNEGRKHRSRSRSKERANARRD